A DNA window from Paenibacillus andongensis contains the following coding sequences:
- a CDS encoding extracellular solute-binding protein yields MKGKLKVITTLAVSVSLVSAMAACSKSDKNDTGSSASPSAATTSSAVKALDPVTLKVMLFGDKPADMDKVLAEYEKRTKNSLNTKLEFEFNPANDHKTKSKLKLAAGESVDLMFDAPWMNLTQNISQGFYQELDKYFNNDQYPGLKKAFSNEFLEASKVNGHIYALPITNMFYDTEVIYIRKDLREKYGLQPIKSYDDLKKYLDKVKENEPSMIPLALKGDRGFFKMFGPEEQMTQVRSEPYAISGTGTTFNVILSQDGKKVVGATTLGDPAEEFAKYPAPFNKSDYFYGSNDKKVEWNTYVQKDVLNEKDPGALFQSGKTAANEGTINDFAGKSQKTKAAIPNAEVEFFVYNSKMMNREKGAIGTEYKAWNNLVIPTTSKNADRTMKFLDWLFSSQDNHDLFELGIEGTHWTKSGDGYYKTTPNTPNYTFQGYELSWNPTLSRVNADNSEDAIKLISYQKLQDTYYKLPLAGFTFNTEPVKSEIAKIQPKSMTLDPILKSGLDKNWRQAAEKLNKELRDMGLEKVRAEVIKQAQDFLDKTVK; encoded by the coding sequence GTGAAAGGGAAATTAAAGGTAATTACCACGTTGGCCGTATCTGTATCGCTCGTCAGTGCAATGGCTGCATGCTCCAAATCGGATAAAAATGATACAGGCTCCAGCGCTTCCCCTAGCGCAGCGACCACGTCTTCAGCTGTCAAGGCGCTAGATCCAGTCACACTTAAAGTGATGCTCTTTGGCGATAAGCCCGCAGATATGGATAAGGTGTTGGCTGAATACGAAAAGCGGACAAAGAACTCATTGAATACCAAGCTGGAGTTTGAGTTCAATCCTGCAAACGACCATAAGACGAAATCAAAGTTGAAATTGGCAGCTGGTGAGTCGGTCGATCTGATGTTCGATGCTCCGTGGATGAACTTAACTCAGAATATATCCCAGGGCTTCTATCAGGAATTGGACAAGTACTTCAACAATGACCAGTATCCAGGTCTCAAAAAAGCATTTTCGAATGAATTCTTGGAAGCTAGTAAGGTGAATGGCCATATCTATGCCTTACCGATCACCAACATGTTCTATGATACAGAAGTGATATACATTCGTAAGGATCTCCGTGAGAAATATGGGCTGCAACCCATTAAATCATATGATGATCTGAAGAAGTATTTGGACAAAGTGAAGGAAAACGAGCCATCAATGATACCTCTTGCTTTGAAAGGCGACCGTGGATTCTTCAAGATGTTCGGACCTGAAGAGCAAATGACTCAGGTACGAAGTGAGCCTTACGCAATCTCGGGAACAGGAACCACATTCAACGTCATTCTGTCACAGGATGGCAAGAAGGTGGTTGGTGCAACAACATTGGGCGATCCTGCTGAAGAATTCGCCAAATATCCGGCTCCTTTTAACAAATCAGATTACTTCTATGGCAGTAACGACAAAAAAGTCGAGTGGAACACTTATGTTCAGAAGGATGTACTGAACGAGAAGGATCCAGGTGCTCTGTTCCAAAGCGGTAAAACAGCTGCTAATGAAGGAACAATCAACGATTTCGCCGGCAAAAGTCAAAAGACGAAAGCTGCGATTCCGAATGCAGAAGTTGAATTCTTCGTGTACAACTCGAAGATGATGAATAGGGAAAAAGGTGCAATTGGAACTGAATACAAGGCATGGAATAATCTAGTTATCCCAACAACCTCCAAAAATGCGGATCGGACGATGAAATTCCTGGATTGGCTCTTCAGCAGTCAGGACAATCACGATCTGTTCGAGCTTGGTATCGAAGGCACACATTGGACTAAATCCGGCGATGGCTATTACAAAACAACACCGAATACACCAAACTATACCTTCCAGGGTTACGAGTTGTCATGGAATCCAACCTTATCCCGTGTAAATGCGGATAATAGCGAAGATGCTATTAAACTGATTTCTTACCAAAAACTTCAAGACACCTATTACAAGCTTCCGTTGGCCGGATTTACATTCAACACCGAGCCGGTAAAGTCGGAAATTGCCAAGATTCAACCGAAGAGTATGACACTTGATCCTATTCTGAAGAGCGGTTTGGATAAGAACTGGCGTCAAGCCGCTGAGAAGTTGAACAAAGAATTGCGTGACATGGGCTTGGAGAAAGTTCGCGCAGAGGTTATTAAGCAAGCACAGGATTTTCTTGATAAGACTGTAAAATAA
- a CDS encoding ABC transporter permease encodes MESSVSLQSSVKRKNKIGFLQEMKKNYLLYLMALPGMLVIFVFSYLPMGGIVIAFQNFNPIKGITGSEFVGLRNFRFFIESNDTLKVIFNTLFLNSLFILCGTIASVAIAVMFSEISGKWFKRISQTLVTLPNFLSWTVIAMFSVSLFSADTGMINKFLGVFGISPLSLYSEPGYWPLILVLLKIWQGAGFGSIIYLATITGINPEVYESASIDGATRWDKIRFITLPLLKPTIILMVLLAIGGIFYGDFGMIYALVGRNVALYPTTDVIDTYVFRALMDLGDMSMAAAVGFFQSLVGFILVVTVNQLAKKLSPESALF; translated from the coding sequence ATGGAGAGTAGTGTTTCACTTCAATCTAGCGTAAAGCGAAAAAATAAAATAGGTTTTCTCCAAGAAATGAAAAAAAATTATTTGTTGTATCTAATGGCTTTACCCGGAATGTTAGTTATTTTTGTATTTTCCTATTTGCCAATGGGCGGGATCGTGATTGCTTTCCAAAACTTCAATCCGATTAAAGGGATTACTGGAAGTGAGTTTGTAGGGTTGCGTAATTTCCGATTTTTCATCGAATCCAATGATACGTTAAAGGTTATCTTTAATACGCTGTTTCTAAACTCACTGTTTATCCTTTGCGGAACAATTGCATCGGTGGCGATAGCAGTTATGTTCTCCGAAATATCGGGGAAATGGTTCAAACGTATCAGCCAAACCTTGGTTACATTGCCGAACTTTTTGTCCTGGACGGTCATTGCTATGTTTTCTGTCTCGTTGTTTTCTGCAGATACGGGCATGATCAACAAATTCCTTGGCGTGTTCGGAATCAGCCCCTTATCGTTATACAGTGAACCTGGCTATTGGCCACTGATTCTGGTTCTTTTAAAGATATGGCAAGGAGCTGGTTTTGGCTCCATTATTTATCTAGCTACAATAACCGGAATCAATCCAGAAGTGTATGAATCCGCATCCATTGACGGTGCAACCCGGTGGGATAAAATTCGGTTTATTACACTTCCGCTTCTGAAGCCGACTATAATTCTGATGGTTCTCTTGGCTATAGGCGGAATTTTTTACGGAGATTTCGGCATGATTTATGCATTGGTTGGACGTAATGTGGCCTTGTATCCGACAACCGACGTCATTGATACGTATGTATTCCGTGCACTTATGGACTTGGGCGATATGAGTATGGCTGCTGCTGTTGGTTTCTTTCAGTCTCTGGTGGGATTCATTCTCGTCGTTACAGTTAACCAGCTAGCCAAGAAACTCAGTCCCGAATCCGCTCTTTTCTAA
- a CDS encoding sensor histidine kinase — translation MMKLRFNFWHSLFFKFSLAFLFVGMIPIFVLSILSLYQFTGQIERHTVNNIKQMLVYMSNNSSDIFNSYDDISKMMYTKPDPTSIFMNEQSLMFPNGVNSSAMDDFVKNILFSDRFIQNVMFVKASDRSVYQQSRGNKRMDPLVSFPPIEWDYQIRTNPKKLSIFPYHMETYYGSQDLVMTFARSWIDTTNGVRNPINLYGTLYLDIDVGVFDGLLQQAKLGSRDEIYIVNGNDSILYSNRRDRIGGRFDETSIKSRGDMMIFSEPIPVIQGKVVGLIAKEGIYSPINRTKKSVWLAAILSFVALFIMGILFSRMFTKPILHLMRHMIKIESGNLDNVVHIKRKDEMGRLANGFNRMVERLKEFINEAYINEIKRKQAELNALKSQIRPHYLYNTLEVIRMSAIANGDRKVGDMIHSLSDQLQYVIDYGDEFVKLEHELEHLRHYFHLIEVRFDNQISLQVELRNQVLLEAMVLKLILQPLVENAVHHGIRPKGGKGTVLIVIEKVDEGVMGITVYDDGLGMDQEKMKSLQDHLANVAGTSVRGIGIKNVHERIKAAYGERYGLDIESRPHIGTSVRILLPLQLEVDYEQN, via the coding sequence ATGATGAAGCTTCGATTCAATTTCTGGCACAGCTTGTTCTTTAAGTTTTCATTGGCCTTTCTTTTTGTAGGGATGATTCCAATCTTTGTTCTCAGTATTCTTTCCCTCTACCAGTTTACTGGACAAATTGAACGGCATACCGTTAACAATATCAAGCAGATGTTGGTGTATATGAGCAATAATTCGTCTGACATCTTCAACAGCTACGACGACATCTCCAAAATGATGTACACGAAACCGGATCCGACTTCAATTTTTATGAATGAACAGTCATTAATGTTTCCGAACGGTGTTAACTCGTCTGCTATGGACGATTTTGTGAAGAACATATTATTCAGCGACCGTTTTATCCAAAATGTTATGTTTGTTAAGGCTTCTGACCGTTCAGTTTATCAGCAATCCCGTGGAAATAAGCGGATGGACCCACTGGTGTCATTTCCCCCGATAGAGTGGGATTATCAAATCCGGACAAATCCCAAAAAACTGTCCATCTTCCCTTATCACATGGAAACTTATTACGGTTCGCAAGATCTGGTCATGACGTTTGCACGCAGCTGGATAGATACGACAAATGGCGTTCGAAACCCAATAAATTTGTACGGTACATTATATCTGGATATTGATGTGGGTGTATTTGATGGCTTGCTTCAACAAGCGAAGCTTGGAAGCCGGGATGAAATATATATTGTCAACGGAAATGACAGCATCTTATATTCCAACAGACGGGATAGAATAGGGGGCAGATTCGATGAAACTTCTATTAAATCCCGTGGGGATATGATGATCTTTTCGGAACCCATTCCGGTTATTCAAGGAAAAGTCGTTGGGTTAATTGCTAAGGAAGGGATATATTCGCCAATCAACAGAACGAAGAAGAGTGTCTGGTTGGCAGCGATTCTAAGTTTTGTCGCTTTATTCATTATGGGAATCTTATTTTCCAGAATGTTTACAAAACCAATTCTTCACCTTATGCGCCATATGATCAAAATCGAATCCGGCAATTTAGATAATGTCGTCCACATCAAGAGAAAAGATGAAATGGGACGGCTGGCAAACGGATTTAACAGGATGGTGGAACGGTTAAAGGAATTTATTAATGAGGCATATATTAACGAAATCAAACGGAAGCAGGCTGAATTGAATGCGTTGAAAAGTCAAATCCGGCCGCATTATCTGTATAATACATTGGAAGTAATTAGAATGAGTGCTATTGCGAATGGGGACCGGAAGGTCGGCGATATGATCCATTCGTTATCGGATCAACTTCAATATGTGATCGATTATGGAGATGAATTCGTTAAGCTGGAGCATGAGTTGGAGCACCTTCGCCATTATTTTCATCTGATCGAGGTTCGTTTTGATAACCAGATTTCGCTTCAAGTCGAGCTTCGAAACCAGGTTTTACTGGAAGCGATGGTGCTAAAGTTGATACTGCAGCCGTTGGTTGAAAATGCGGTTCACCATGGTATTCGTCCAAAAGGTGGTAAAGGAACGGTTCTGATTGTAATAGAGAAGGTTGATGAAGGTGTTATGGGGATTACCGTGTACGACGATGGATTAGGGATGGACCAAGAGAAAATGAAATCCTTGCAGGATCACCTAGCCAATGTCGCAGGAACTAGCGTTCGAGGTATAGGCATCAAAAATGTGCATGAACGGATCAAAGCAGCATATGGCGAACGATATGGCCTGGATATCGAGAGCAGACCCCATATCGGAACTTCTGTCCGGATATTGCTTCCCTTACAATTGGAGGTGGATTATGAGCAAAATTAG
- a CDS encoding glycoside hydrolase family 130 protein — MSTLFEQRKQIIQERYESLINRKNEPLFSENGIYERYTNPVLTAAHAPLIWRYDFNAETNPYFMERIGVNAAFNPGSIELNGKFYLVARVEGNDRKSFFAIAESDNGVDNFRFWDHPIVMPETDDPDVNVYDMRLTKHEDGWIYGVFCTERKDPEAARGDLSSAVAQAGIARTKDLKTWERLPDLKTGSAQQRNVVLHSEFVDGKYAFYTRPQDGFIDAGSGGGIGWGLSESMNPAVVKEETIIDRRYYHTIKEVKNGQGPAPIKTEKGWLHIAHGVRNTAAGLRYVVYAFLTDLHDPSKLLHSPAGHLIAPEGEERIGDVSNVVFINGVIARDNGDVYLYYASSDTRCHVATTTIDKLLDFVMNTPEDPLRSYASVQQRIKLINKNLAKK, encoded by the coding sequence ATGAGCACATTATTCGAACAACGCAAGCAAATCATCCAAGAACGCTACGAATCTCTTATCAACCGTAAAAATGAGCCGTTGTTTTCAGAAAATGGCATCTATGAGCGGTATACGAATCCGGTGTTGACCGCTGCGCATGCTCCGCTGATCTGGCGTTATGATTTCAATGCTGAGACAAATCCCTATTTTATGGAGAGAATCGGCGTTAATGCGGCATTTAATCCAGGATCCATCGAGTTGAATGGGAAATTTTATCTAGTCGCGCGCGTGGAAGGCAATGATCGCAAATCCTTCTTCGCTATCGCTGAGAGTGACAACGGGGTCGACAACTTCCGCTTCTGGGACCACCCTATAGTTATGCCCGAAACAGACGATCCGGACGTTAACGTCTACGATATGCGTCTTACCAAACACGAAGACGGATGGATCTACGGTGTATTCTGTACTGAGCGTAAAGATCCTGAGGCAGCTCGCGGAGACCTGTCCAGCGCCGTAGCACAAGCTGGTATCGCCCGGACGAAGGACTTGAAAACTTGGGAGCGCCTCCCAGATCTCAAGACCGGATCTGCTCAACAACGAAACGTGGTGCTGCACTCGGAATTTGTGGACGGCAAGTATGCTTTCTATACCCGTCCACAGGACGGATTTATCGATGCAGGTTCTGGCGGCGGTATCGGTTGGGGATTGTCCGAAAGCATGAACCCGGCTGTTGTGAAAGAAGAAACCATTATCGACCGGCGCTACTACCATACCATAAAGGAAGTCAAGAACGGCCAAGGCCCCGCTCCGATTAAAACGGAAAAAGGATGGCTCCACATTGCCCATGGCGTAAGGAATACCGCAGCCGGTCTACGGTATGTCGTTTATGCTTTCTTGACCGATCTTCATGATCCTTCCAAGCTGCTCCACTCTCCCGCCGGTCACCTGATTGCACCGGAAGGTGAAGAACGGATTGGCGATGTCTCTAATGTTGTGTTCATTAACGGTGTCATTGCCCGCGACAACGGGGATGTGTATCTCTATTACGCATCCTCTGACACACGCTGCCATGTAGCCACAACAACCATAGATAAGCTGCTTGACTTTGTTATGAACACGCCAGAGGACCCGCTTCGTTCTTATGCATCCGTGCAGCAGCGGATTAAGTTGATCAACAAAAATCTGGCTAAGAAATAA
- a CDS encoding carbohydrate ABC transporter permease, whose product MIIKESLSDRLLKYLIYFIVTLFSLYCLFPFVSVISSSFSTETRIIQEGYSIWPKDFTLEAYKLIFKDDTIYRAYGVTIFVTVVGTVLAMLVTCALAYPLSLRHLKYRNMMNFFVYFTMLFHGGLVANYLLISKYLGWQDSIWVLIIPALVSPWNMFLMRNFFKSIDESLAESAKIDGANDIYILFRIILPISMPAIATVGLFYSLAFWNKWFEAMLYISKENLWPLQYLIMRIMSNTQFAQELSSMVSLPNYVPPTLTIRLATTVVTIGPIIFLYPFLQKYFVKGLMVGSVKG is encoded by the coding sequence ATGATCATTAAAGAAAGTCTATCGGACCGTTTGCTTAAGTATCTCATTTATTTCATCGTAACCTTGTTTTCGTTATACTGTCTGTTCCCTTTTGTATCTGTAATCAGCAGCTCATTCTCCACAGAAACCAGAATTATTCAGGAGGGCTATTCCATATGGCCAAAGGATTTTACGTTGGAAGCATACAAGCTTATTTTCAAAGATGACACGATATACCGTGCTTATGGGGTTACGATTTTCGTCACGGTTGTTGGCACGGTATTGGCCATGTTGGTTACATGTGCGTTAGCCTATCCGTTATCTCTTCGCCATCTAAAGTATCGGAATATGATGAATTTCTTTGTATATTTTACCATGCTGTTTCACGGAGGCTTGGTTGCTAATTATCTCTTAATCAGTAAGTATCTGGGCTGGCAGGATTCGATCTGGGTGCTTATCATTCCTGCTCTGGTAAGTCCCTGGAATATGTTCCTGATGCGGAATTTCTTTAAATCCATCGATGAATCCTTGGCAGAGTCAGCTAAAATCGACGGCGCGAACGATATCTACATTTTATTCCGGATCATCCTGCCGATTTCAATGCCGGCTATCGCCACCGTGGGGCTGTTCTACTCACTGGCCTTCTGGAATAAATGGTTCGAAGCTATGTTGTATATCTCGAAGGAGAATCTCTGGCCGCTGCAATATCTGATCATGCGCATCATGAGCAATACCCAATTTGCACAAGAGTTGTCTTCGATGGTGAGCTTGCCTAATTATGTGCCGCCTACGCTGACTATCCGTTTGGCTACAACCGTTGTGACAATCGGTCCGATTATTTTCTTGTATCCTTTTCTTCAAAAGTACTTTGTAAAAGGGCTAATGGTGGGGTCTGTCAAAGGTTGA
- a CDS encoding AGE family epimerase/isomerase produces the protein MTPLNPARLKQEMSNELDHILQFWINNVIDRQHGGFFGRIDSDMTVHLDAPKGLVLNARILWTFARAYRHEPKLAYLNMADRALDYLEKYFRDSEFPGYFWMVDNTGNPLQTKKQIYGQAFYLYALSEYILATGRNDLLSLAEELFEIIEKSFDPIHGGYMEAYARDWSEEGDLRLGEHDQNDKKSMNTLLHILEAYTNYYKVSKSLKLVQQFRRLIIDTIERVIDMDKGHFRLFFDEDWTPKSSLISYGHDIEGSWLLMEAAEALGDPALIERSKQAALRMAEAVLEEGVDSDGAIMWEGDANRVLDTDKHWWGQAEAVVGFINAWQLTGEERYWKAATNCWLFIREHIIDKHNGEWFWKTDKSGKPSLAESKVNEWKCPYHNSRACFEIIERLHAY, from the coding sequence GTGACCCCTTTGAATCCTGCTAGATTAAAACAGGAAATGTCCAATGAATTGGATCACATTTTACAATTTTGGATAAATAATGTGATTGACCGTCAGCACGGAGGTTTCTTTGGTCGTATTGACAGCGATATGACAGTCCATCTTGACGCTCCCAAAGGTTTGGTGCTGAATGCTCGTATCCTTTGGACTTTCGCACGAGCTTACCGGCATGAGCCAAAACTAGCCTATTTAAACATGGCTGACCGTGCACTCGATTACCTTGAAAAGTATTTTCGCGATTCTGAATTCCCCGGATACTTCTGGATGGTAGACAATACAGGAAATCCTCTTCAAACTAAGAAGCAGATTTATGGACAAGCCTTTTACCTTTACGCCTTGTCCGAATATATCCTTGCAACCGGACGCAATGATCTGTTGAGCTTAGCCGAGGAACTCTTTGAAATTATTGAGAAAAGCTTTGACCCTATCCATGGCGGATATATGGAGGCATATGCCCGCGATTGGTCCGAGGAAGGTGACCTTCGTCTTGGTGAACATGACCAGAACGATAAGAAGTCGATGAATACACTCCTTCATATCCTCGAGGCATATACCAACTATTACAAGGTTAGCAAGAGCCTTAAGCTGGTTCAGCAATTCCGCAGACTGATCATAGACACAATCGAACGTGTTATCGACATGGACAAAGGACATTTCCGACTCTTTTTCGACGAGGATTGGACCCCTAAATCGAGTCTAATATCGTATGGACACGACATTGAAGGAAGTTGGCTTCTCATGGAAGCTGCCGAAGCACTGGGAGATCCCGCTCTCATCGAACGTTCCAAGCAAGCCGCGCTGCGGATGGCCGAAGCCGTTTTGGAGGAAGGCGTGGATTCGGATGGGGCTATCATGTGGGAAGGTGATGCTAACCGTGTATTAGATACCGATAAACATTGGTGGGGCCAGGCCGAAGCTGTCGTGGGCTTCATCAATGCCTGGCAGTTGACCGGTGAAGAACGATATTGGAAGGCGGCAACTAATTGCTGGTTGTTTATCCGCGAGCATATCATCGATAAGCATAACGGTGAATGGTTCTGGAAGACGGATAAAAGCGGCAAACCCTCTCTCGCCGAATCGAAGGTTAATGAATGGAAATGCCCCTACCATAACAGCAGGGCTTGCTTCGAGATCATCGAACGATTGCATGCATACTAA
- a CDS encoding LacI family DNA-binding transcriptional regulator: protein MKKKVSMQQIADAVGLSKYAVSKALAGKEGVSAKTREKIFEAATQFGYFKQQKAASEISEKPKNKTGEWTSEDYGSEKRTVAILMPSVRLQTMDSAFWSVIVHGISLALSRYGLGMLIITEQTAEHFEMVLKPDRLLGVIGVGEVSTNMLLEIQRLDLPFVLTDHEDSLVPSDSVFASNIDSMALITGHLLALGHRSFWFLGDTQFSRSFMDRWIGFRKALEEHAIIVDPVRDKLLLSGTDREAIHHTLQDKLDSLAAKGAALPTAWVCANDEIALSALSLLKKRGISVPSEICLTGFDNIDESQRAEVPLTTVHVKKEQLGERSVAALLDRIRHPQSPFEKINIACDLVVRASSGSRAT, encoded by the coding sequence ATGAAGAAGAAAGTAAGTATGCAGCAAATTGCCGATGCCGTTGGACTTTCGAAATATGCCGTATCCAAGGCATTAGCCGGCAAAGAAGGCGTGAGTGCAAAAACCAGAGAAAAGATATTTGAAGCGGCAACTCAATTTGGCTATTTTAAACAGCAAAAAGCAGCATCAGAAATAAGTGAAAAACCTAAGAATAAAACAGGGGAATGGACGTCAGAGGATTACGGTTCGGAGAAGCGGACTGTAGCTATTTTGATGCCTAGTGTTAGGCTTCAAACAATGGACTCAGCCTTCTGGAGTGTAATCGTCCACGGAATTAGCCTGGCATTGTCCCGATATGGGTTAGGTATGCTGATCATCACCGAGCAAACAGCCGAGCATTTCGAAATGGTGCTGAAACCTGATCGTCTATTGGGAGTAATCGGTGTCGGTGAAGTTTCCACGAACATGCTGCTGGAGATTCAAAGACTTGATCTGCCGTTTGTGCTAACGGATCATGAGGATTCACTTGTGCCTTCGGATTCTGTATTTGCTTCGAATATCGACAGTATGGCGCTAATTACCGGTCACCTCTTGGCATTGGGGCATCGCTCGTTTTGGTTTCTGGGGGATACCCAGTTTTCAAGGAGTTTCATGGATAGGTGGATTGGGTTCCGAAAGGCTCTAGAGGAACATGCTATTATTGTTGACCCTGTTCGGGACAAACTGCTTTTATCCGGTACGGATAGGGAAGCCATCCACCATACATTGCAGGATAAACTGGATTCCCTTGCTGCGAAGGGCGCGGCTTTGCCAACTGCTTGGGTATGTGCCAATGATGAAATAGCATTATCGGCACTTTCGCTTCTGAAGAAACGTGGAATAAGTGTACCTTCGGAGATTTGCCTAACAGGTTTTGACAATATCGACGAAAGCCAACGCGCTGAGGTCCCGTTGACAACCGTGCATGTCAAAAAAGAACAGCTAGGCGAACGTTCCGTTGCCGCACTTCTTGATCGGATTCGTCATCCTCAAAGTCCGTTCGAAAAAATCAACATAGCCTGCGATTTAGTCGTAAGGGCATCCTCTGGTAGCAGAGCCACGTAA
- a CDS encoding ABC transporter ATP-binding protein produces the protein MTLIHIENASKYYMMGEETIKALDDVSLDIDHGEFVAIMGPSGSGKSTLMNIIGCLDIVDKGIYDLDGEAINVLKDSQLAEIRNQKIGFVFQSFNLLPRLNAFENVELPLIYRGLSKKEREPLVLDALESVDLLERKKHFPLELSGGQQQRVAIARTLAGDPSIILADEPTGALDSQTGTEILDIFKRLNEQGRTIVLITHDQAIAQKAKRIVYFRDGRLSEVG, from the coding sequence ATGACGTTAATCCATATCGAGAATGCCAGTAAATACTATATGATGGGCGAGGAAACGATTAAAGCATTAGATGATGTCTCGTTAGATATTGATCATGGAGAGTTCGTGGCCATCATGGGACCGTCAGGTTCCGGCAAATCCACACTAATGAACATCATCGGGTGTTTGGATATTGTTGATAAAGGTATTTATGACTTAGATGGTGAAGCGATAAACGTGCTTAAGGATTCTCAGCTTGCTGAGATTCGTAATCAGAAGATTGGATTTGTTTTTCAGAGTTTTAACCTGCTGCCGAGATTAAATGCTTTTGAGAATGTGGAGTTGCCTTTGATTTATCGGGGACTGAGCAAAAAGGAAAGAGAGCCACTCGTTTTAGATGCCCTTGAATCGGTGGACTTGCTGGAACGCAAGAAGCATTTTCCATTGGAGTTATCTGGTGGACAGCAGCAGCGTGTTGCTATTGCGCGAACATTGGCAGGAGATCCGTCGATCATTTTGGCAGATGAACCTACGGGGGCGCTGGACTCCCAGACAGGCACAGAGATTTTGGATATTTTCAAAAGATTGAATGAGCAGGGAAGGACGATTGTCTTGATTACGCATGATCAGGCCATTGCTCAGAAGGCGAAGCGGATTGTGTATTTTCGGGATGGGCGGTTGAGTGAGGTTGGATAA